The Desulfosporosinus acidiphilus SJ4 genome has a window encoding:
- a CDS encoding 4Fe-4S dicluster domain-containing protein: MDLLNMIRDAGVIGAGGAGFPTHAKLTSKAEYILLNGAECEPLLRVDQQLMEQFADEIIKGLEAAGRYIEAGKAIIGIKGKHKDVIARLRERITALGLETFMEVMELRDMYPAGDEQVLVHELTQRIVPEASIPLKVGCVVINAETALNIFNALSGKPVTETYITIAGDVPQRFTVRVPVGLPIRDLLSKCGVENLADYAVIDGGPMMGSILNSLDGHVTKKSKGYVLLKKDHFLIRKKSVNLDQARIIGKTACEQCRMCTDLCPRYLLGHNMQPHKVMRALSYNLEDVKEQQIAQLCCECNACELFSCPANLHPKSVNIFYKRKLAEEGVKYQPTPMEYQTRSAREYRLIPSKRLIAKIGLTAFDKPAPLTPTDFQPEYIEISLRQHIGAPAVPIVAVGEQVQAGQMIGKIPDNSLGAPVHASLSGTVQEIRNNSIVIRVGSYV; this comes from the coding sequence TTGGATCTGCTGAACATGATTAGGGATGCTGGGGTAATCGGGGCAGGGGGCGCTGGATTTCCCACTCATGCCAAACTAACTTCGAAAGCAGAGTATATATTGCTGAACGGTGCTGAATGTGAGCCGCTGCTGCGCGTAGACCAACAATTGATGGAGCAGTTCGCTGATGAAATTATCAAAGGACTGGAGGCCGCCGGGCGCTATATTGAGGCCGGAAAAGCTATTATTGGGATTAAGGGCAAACATAAAGATGTCATTGCCCGTCTGCGTGAGAGAATTACAGCTTTGGGTCTTGAAACCTTTATGGAGGTTATGGAACTTAGAGATATGTATCCTGCCGGGGATGAACAGGTTTTGGTCCATGAGTTAACTCAACGAATTGTTCCTGAAGCATCGATCCCTCTTAAAGTGGGCTGCGTCGTTATCAATGCTGAAACAGCCCTTAATATTTTTAATGCGCTATCGGGAAAGCCAGTGACGGAAACTTACATTACCATAGCCGGTGATGTTCCCCAGCGCTTCACTGTCAGAGTACCGGTAGGTTTGCCCATCCGGGATTTACTCAGCAAATGCGGGGTGGAAAATCTCGCTGATTATGCAGTCATTGACGGGGGCCCCATGATGGGTTCAATCCTGAATAGTCTTGACGGACACGTTACCAAAAAAAGCAAAGGCTATGTCTTGCTAAAAAAGGATCATTTTCTCATCCGCAAAAAATCCGTTAATCTCGACCAGGCCCGGATCATCGGCAAAACAGCCTGCGAACAATGCCGGATGTGTACCGACCTGTGCCCGCGCTATCTCTTAGGTCATAATATGCAGCCTCATAAGGTGATGAGAGCCTTGAGCTATAATCTTGAAGACGTTAAGGAACAACAAATCGCCCAACTATGTTGTGAATGTAATGCCTGCGAATTATTTTCCTGTCCGGCAAATCTTCATCCGAAATCGGTTAATATTTTTTACAAACGTAAGTTGGCTGAAGAGGGAGTTAAATACCAGCCGACACCGATGGAGTATCAGACAAGGTCAGCCCGAGAATATCGCCTGATTCCGAGTAAACGGCTGATCGCCAAAATCGGCTTGACTGCATTTGACAAACCGGCACCGCTGACCCCTACGGATTTTCAGCCTGAGTATATAGAGATTTCCCTGCGTCAGCATATCGGCGCACCGGCGGTTCCCATCGTTGCCGTTGGTGAACAAGTTCAGGCCGGGCAAATGATTGGGAAGATTCCCGACAATAGTCTGGGGGCTCCGGTACACGCCAGTTTGTCAGGTACTGTTCAAGAGATCAGAAACAACTCTATTGTGATAAGGGTGGGTTCGTATGTATAG
- a CDS encoding BMC domain-containing protein: MEYRIIKSPSKGTVDLLMRRKGSAPSVPIDDYDAIGLVQGRLIDMVFAADIAEKAAGVIVEDIKGHCPQNLIMIAIFGDTAAVEAAIQDIQAKLKVH; the protein is encoded by the coding sequence CTTCTAAAGGAACTGTGGATTTGCTTATGCGGCGCAAAGGTTCCGCGCCATCTGTTCCCATTGATGACTATGATGCCATAGGTTTGGTTCAGGGACGGTTGATCGATATGGTTTTTGCAGCCGATATTGCCGAAAAAGCAGCCGGAGTTATTGTGGAAGATATCAAGGGGCACTGCCCGCAAAATCTAATCATGATTGCTATCTTTGGTGATACTGCGGCAGTGGAAGCAGCTATTCAGGATATACAAGCAAAATTAAAGGTTCATTAA
- a CDS encoding BMC domain-containing protein codes for MQALGLIETRGLLAAIECADVMLKTAQVELVGRTFVGGGLVTIAVTGEVGAVKASVEAGAMAVKTIRDLSLVSQHVIPRPDDDIERLIVSGVNPVNKPWLSSSDDEDRSANSDLKINNEESLPKKETLPQVIETKPKTENGNTSQIKLTNASKEEVAALVRNFGPEKSLEVLKALPMAKLRKLARECKELDLADHVISRANKDLLIQKFKGFFELRKEE; via the coding sequence ATGCAAGCGCTTGGCCTAATTGAGACACGAGGACTCCTTGCAGCGATTGAATGCGCAGACGTTATGCTCAAGACGGCGCAAGTGGAACTTGTAGGGAGAACTTTTGTTGGCGGCGGTCTGGTAACCATTGCTGTAACCGGTGAGGTGGGAGCTGTTAAAGCTTCTGTGGAGGCAGGCGCAATGGCGGTTAAAACGATTAGGGACTTGTCATTAGTTTCCCAACATGTAATTCCCAGACCGGATGATGACATAGAACGCTTGATCGTTTCAGGCGTAAATCCCGTGAATAAACCATGGCTCTCGTCTTCTGACGATGAAGACCGCTCAGCGAATTCTGACCTAAAAATCAATAATGAAGAATCTCTACCTAAAAAGGAAACATTACCACAAGTCATTGAAACGAAGCCCAAGACAGAAAACGGAAATACTTCGCAAATAAAACTAACCAACGCCAGCAAAGAGGAAGTTGCAGCTCTTGTTCGTAACTTCGGGCCGGAAAAGAGCTTGGAGGTACTAAAAGCTCTTCCCATGGCAAAACTTCGAAAATTAGCCAGAGAATGCAAAGAGCTTGACCTGGCAGACCATGTTATATCCCGAGCAAATAAGGACTTGCTTATTCAGAAGTTCAAGGGATTTTTTGAACTGCGGAAGGAGGAATAG
- a CDS encoding cupin domain-containing protein: MKKLVSANEIKTAAEKGQKLFYVDGNTIITPSAKDLAKELGVEFSTCSTAAEDHSCNTAGTQKNVNLGTELNRDVIYQVVKAVLTNKFLQNISGQVPESPFLSESEPKSGLKIVRGRSVNFETFDTGNPNTNVAYREVVSKNDSQMSAGFLTIEKSSFDWELCYEEIDIILEGSLSITINEKTYEACQGDVLFVPKGSKVTWSSSSYVKLFYVTYPANWPDLMAQ; encoded by the coding sequence TTGAAGAAACTTGTGAGCGCAAATGAGATTAAAACAGCAGCAGAAAAGGGACAAAAACTATTCTATGTCGATGGTAATACAATCATTACACCATCTGCTAAGGATCTTGCCAAAGAATTAGGCGTAGAATTCAGCACCTGCTCAACTGCTGCGGAAGATCATAGTTGTAATACCGCCGGCACACAGAAAAATGTAAACTTGGGAACTGAGCTGAACCGAGATGTCATTTACCAAGTTGTAAAAGCAGTACTAACCAATAAGTTTTTGCAAAATATTTCCGGGCAGGTTCCTGAATCACCGTTTTTGTCTGAGAGTGAACCGAAAAGCGGATTAAAAATTGTGCGGGGCAGGTCTGTAAACTTCGAGACATTTGACACAGGTAATCCAAATACCAATGTTGCTTACCGTGAAGTTGTCAGTAAAAATGACTCCCAAATGAGTGCCGGTTTTCTAACCATCGAAAAGTCCAGCTTTGACTGGGAGTTATGCTATGAAGAGATTGATATAATCCTCGAAGGAAGCCTTTCTATCACAATCAATGAAAAAACCTACGAAGCATGCCAGGGAGATGTTCTCTTTGTTCCGAAAGGTTCGAAAGTAACCTGGAGTTCCTCCAGTTATGTAAAACTGTTCTATGTAACCTATCCTGCGAATTGGCCTGACCTTATGGCACAATAG
- a CDS encoding BMC domain-containing protein, whose amino-acid sequence MYRAIGMIEVTSIARGIYASDQMLKTAYVDVVSATSVCPGKFVTIIHGDVAAVESSVSAGVAIAGEYLVDSFILPNVHPGVFPAITATSMPEGTGALGIMESFSMASMVTAADAALKAADIQALELRLGRGLGGKAYFTFTGDVAAVEAGIEAGKAIALEKGLLVDTEVIPSPSKRLWSSLF is encoded by the coding sequence ATGTATAGAGCAATAGGTATGATTGAGGTTACGAGTATTGCGAGAGGAATTTATGCCTCTGACCAGATGCTGAAAACTGCTTACGTTGATGTAGTCAGTGCAACATCAGTCTGTCCCGGTAAATTTGTGACAATTATTCATGGAGACGTTGCCGCGGTTGAAAGTTCTGTCAGTGCAGGAGTGGCCATTGCCGGCGAATATTTGGTAGACAGCTTCATTCTCCCCAATGTTCATCCCGGTGTTTTTCCCGCTATTACTGCGACATCTATGCCGGAGGGAACCGGTGCCCTGGGAATTATGGAATCCTTTTCTATGGCCTCTATGGTTACCGCTGCCGATGCGGCCTTAAAAGCTGCCGACATTCAGGCTTTAGAACTTCGCTTGGGCAGGGGACTGGGCGGGAAAGCCTATTTCACCTTTACTGGAGATGTTGCCGCTGTAGAAGCCGGCATCGAAGCTGGGAAGGCTATTGCCCTGGAAAAAGGTTTACTCGTTGACACGGAAGTTATCCCTTCGCCTTCTAAACGATTATGGAGTTCCTTATTCTAA
- a CDS encoding EutN/CcmL family microcompartment protein, giving the protein MIAAKVIDNIWATRKADSLRGLKFMLVEVLGGIDAGRLMIAADTIGAGIGERVLVCTGSSARKMLDHDNTPIDAVITGIIDEDCTF; this is encoded by the coding sequence ATGATAGCAGCAAAAGTAATTGATAATATTTGGGCGACCCGCAAAGCCGATTCGCTCCGGGGCCTAAAGTTCATGCTGGTGGAAGTTTTAGGGGGAATTGATGCTGGACGTCTCATGATCGCTGCCGATACGATCGGAGCCGGTATCGGTGAACGTGTCCTTGTTTGCACCGGGAGTTCCGCCCGTAAAATGCTTGACCATGACAATACCCCTATAGATGCCGTTATTACGGGAATTATTGACGAAGACTGTACATTTTAA
- a CDS encoding acetaldehyde dehydrogenase (acetylating) translates to MENFDYDLQSVQETRNLARQAKLAQAELAKFSCEQIDKIIRNMVKAAEENAVSLAKMAVEETGFGKVEDKAFKNRFASSELYEFIQAMPTIGVIREDKVNKVMEIAEPVGLLMGIVPSTNPTSTAIYKSIIALKSRNGIVFSPHPSALKCTYQAAKLMHDAAVAAGAPANIIGCISKPSMDATNELMKCNEVAMIIATGGSAMVKAAYSAGKPALGVGPGNVPAFIERTANVPKAVSNIIASKTFDNGTICASEQSVIVEECIRDQVMEEFKRQGGYFMTPAETAQVSKKLFIKGHAMNAKMVGRSAQVIAETAGISIPAGTKVLLGEQQGVGEEYPLSYEKLTTVLAFYTVKDWQEACDLSIRLLNNGGVGHSISIHTENHDLVMKFSEKPVFRILVNTSSSQGGVGASTGLSPAFTLGCGTWGGSATSDNVTPMHLINIKRVAYGIKDFTSNTSSTYSACSAQSSNPSNGISEDQIQNLVEEVLTLLKKRGDY, encoded by the coding sequence TTGGAAAACTTTGATTATGATTTGCAATCTGTACAGGAGACTAGGAATCTAGCTCGTCAGGCTAAATTGGCCCAAGCTGAACTTGCAAAATTTAGTTGTGAGCAGATTGATAAAATCATTCGCAACATGGTAAAAGCTGCTGAAGAAAATGCAGTCTCTCTAGCCAAAATGGCGGTGGAAGAAACCGGTTTTGGTAAAGTTGAAGATAAAGCCTTCAAAAATCGTTTTGCTTCCTCGGAACTTTACGAATTCATTCAAGCTATGCCTACCATTGGAGTCATTAGAGAAGATAAGGTTAATAAAGTGATGGAAATCGCCGAGCCGGTGGGATTACTCATGGGGATTGTTCCTTCAACAAACCCTACCTCCACGGCTATCTACAAATCCATCATTGCGCTTAAATCACGCAATGGGATTGTCTTCTCACCACATCCTTCGGCCTTGAAATGTACCTATCAGGCGGCAAAATTAATGCATGATGCTGCAGTAGCAGCCGGCGCTCCCGCCAATATTATCGGCTGCATCTCCAAGCCTTCCATGGATGCTACCAATGAACTGATGAAGTGCAATGAAGTGGCTATGATCATAGCTACCGGCGGGTCAGCTATGGTGAAGGCTGCCTACAGTGCCGGAAAACCGGCTTTGGGTGTCGGCCCTGGCAACGTTCCGGCATTTATTGAAAGAACGGCCAATGTGCCGAAAGCCGTAAGTAATATTATTGCCAGCAAAACCTTTGACAATGGTACTATCTGTGCATCTGAGCAATCGGTAATTGTTGAAGAATGTATCCGTGATCAGGTGATGGAAGAGTTTAAGCGTCAAGGCGGCTATTTTATGACTCCTGCGGAAACGGCTCAAGTCAGTAAAAAATTATTTATTAAGGGCCATGCCATGAACGCCAAGATGGTTGGCAGGTCTGCGCAAGTCATTGCCGAGACTGCCGGAATATCTATTCCAGCGGGAACAAAAGTCCTGCTGGGGGAACAACAGGGCGTAGGCGAAGAATATCCGCTGTCTTATGAAAAGTTAACTACGGTCTTAGCTTTCTATACCGTTAAGGACTGGCAAGAAGCCTGTGATTTGAGTATTCGCTTACTAAATAACGGCGGTGTGGGCCACAGCATCTCCATTCACACCGAAAATCATGACCTTGTCATGAAGTTCTCTGAAAAACCTGTCTTTCGAATTTTAGTCAATACGTCTTCAAGTCAAGGCGGCGTGGGAGCAAGTACCGGACTTTCCCCGGCCTTTACCTTAGGCTGCGGCACTTGGGGCGGCAGTGCAACCTCCGATAATGTAACCCCCATGCACTTGATTAATATCAAACGGGTTGCTTATGGAATTAAAGACTTCACGTC